From Balneola vulgaris DSM 17893:
GATGGAATAAAGAAATCCAATCTAAAAAGTGGCTTACTATTACCTATTACTGTAAATAACGTTACTGAAGCTGTACTTGAATTATATACAGAAAATGAGTGTGATAAAAACGAAGAACTACAAGGCATCATTGAAGCTGCTACCCAACAAATGTCTCTACTCTTTGAGCGTAAATTAAACATGGATTATCTACAGGATGAAAAAGAGCGATACCGCTTGTTGGCGGAGAATTCGACGGATATGATTAGCCGACATACGAAGGATGGAAAATACCTGTATGCCTCACCTTCCCTTATGACTCTACTAGGATATAAACCAGAAGAATTAATTGAAAAATCAGCCTATTTATTTATCCATCCAAATGACCTTGAAAAAATAGAAACACTACATTCATCAATTCTGAAAAATCCTAAGTCCTACAAAATCAGTTACCGTTTAAAGAAAAAAAATGGTGAATGGTTATGGGTTGAAACAATTGGTAAAGTTATCTTAGATCTTGAAACTGGTGAAATAAATGAAATACAAACCTCTACCAGAGATATAAGTGACCGAATAACTTATGAACAGGAATTAGAGGCAACCAGTAATTTGAACAAAAAGATTGTTGATAGCCTGCCGGGTATATTCTTTATTCTAAATAATGATGGAAAGATAAACCGGACAAATGCTAGGTTTAAATCAATTGTTGATTATTCCATTGAAAAAGAAAGTGAACTACCTTTTATAGATTTTATAAGTCCGGAAGACCGGAAGAAAGCTCAAGAGGCATTTGAAAAAGCCTTTGAAGAAGGTCATGTGGAACTAGAACTTTCACTAATAACCAAAACGGGAGAAAAAATACCGTACCTCATGACTGGTATTGTTGATATTCTACGAGGTGATAAACTCCTTTTAGGAACTGGAATTGATATTAAAGAACGAAAACAAATTGAGTATGAACTAAAAAGTGAGAAAAAATTTATTGACCGAGCCATTAACAGCCTTCCTGGTTTATTCTATGTTTTAGATGAAGAACAAAATTACGTCCGTGTCAATGATGAATTTATTACAACTTTAGGATACAGCAGATCTGAATTAGATAATATGAATCCGTTAGATTTTTATCTAAAAGAAGATCACGAAAAAATAATAAGAGCCATTCAAAATGCCTTTGAAGAGGGTTTTGCTTCTATTATCGCAAAAATAAGAACTAAAGATGGAAACTTACCATATTTCTATCTTACTGGCTCTCATTTTGTTCAGGATGGAAAAAACTACATTTTAGGAACTGGAGTAAATATAACTGAGCAAATTCGATTAGAAAGACTTTTAGATCAAGCTCATAATATGGCTCGAATCGGAGCCTGGGAAGTGGATTTAGTAAAAAATGAAATAATATGGTCTAAAATAACAAAAGAGATCCACGAAGTGCCCGATGATTATGAGCCCAAACTTGAAACAGCCATTAATTTTTATACAGAAACAGAAGATAGGAAAAAAATTGAACTCGGGTTAAAAAATGCTATTGACAATAATCAACCGTGGGATGTTGAGGCACAAATTTTAACAGCGAAAGGCAATAAACGATGGGTTCGAGCTATTGGGAAGCCTTATTTTAACGAAGGGGTTTGCATTCGTTTGTATGGAAGTTTTCAGGACATTACCGCTCATAAACAAAGAGAAGAAAAAATTCTGGAAGGCTTAAGAGAAAGAGAAGCACTTTTACAAGAAATTCATCATAGAGTAAAAAATAATCTGGCTTTAATCTCTGGGATGTTACAATTACAAGTGTTTGCAGTTGACGACCAAAAGCTGTCAATGATTTTAAATGACAGTCAAAGTCGTATTAAATCCATCGCACTACTTCATGAACAGCTCTATAAATCCGAAAGTTTTTCAAAGGTCAATTTTCTAGAAAATTTAAAAGAGCTTGTCGATCATGTTTATTCATCATTTCAGATAAATAATAAAATAGTGATTGAACTGAACACGGAAGAGATATATATGAATATTAATCAAGCCGTTCCACTAACACTGATCATCAATGAGTTACTTACAAATAGTTTGAAACATGCCTTTAATATTCAAGAAAAGGGAAAAATAGTTATAGATCTATTTAAAAAAGGAGAGGAACTATACCTAAATATAAAGGACAATGGTTGTGGGCTTCCAGTGGATTTCAATCTCAACAAAACAGAATCCTTAGGAATTACTTTAATTAAAACACTTAGTTCTCAATTAGATGCGCAAATGAATTTTTCTTCCACTTCTTATGGCACAACATTCGAGTTAAACTTTACCATACAAGAACAAATCCGTGGTTCATCAGGTGATTTAGAATAACTTTATACCGTTTCTCGAACTTTTAAATTGTAATATTTTATGATTTAAGAAGTTTATAATCTGATGAGATTAGTTTTCATATTCGAGCTATCAATCATTTTATATGATCTCACATTAAACCTAATGCAATATATTATTTTGAATAGTCTGCTTTAGTGAGTTACAAGGTTTCACAGCTATTTAAAAGCCTTTTTTTAGCTTTCCGC
This genomic window contains:
- a CDS encoding PAS domain S-box protein; protein product: MSNTVPMSYKALILVGNKNEAQIFKQYLIKSEAPFGEVKIVHDKEAYRNALLSFDMDLIISDYEMTDINGLQAIRLRNTLKDDVPIIIVSASIGEEKAVELIKEGAVDFLERNNAEKRLAKTSLRAIKDSKEKQKIISAKYALQQAMKRYTLLFESSLDGLVIAEPTNKGKIIDANNAFIKLLGYTNQEVRNLKWEDLFAKEPKEFLEFLDIFSVTSKQSYKGKLLLKSNDGNIIPVEIISRLETLDKEHQIYSIIRDIREREKAEAELKKQYQVKVLQQQITETINNNTSFSIALEMCLDKINSFLGWDLGHLYIKDFNEGAKLFVPLNVWHKSNQEKYNAFIEETTTLTFPSGEGFIGKVAKNKKPKWFKSVKENDEYYRTDGIKKSNLKSGLLLPITVNNVTEAVLELYTENECDKNEELQGIIEAATQQMSLLFERKLNMDYLQDEKERYRLLAENSTDMISRHTKDGKYLYASPSLMTLLGYKPEELIEKSAYLFIHPNDLEKIETLHSSILKNPKSYKISYRLKKKNGEWLWVETIGKVILDLETGEINEIQTSTRDISDRITYEQELEATSNLNKKIVDSLPGIFFILNNDGKINRTNARFKSIVDYSIEKESELPFIDFISPEDRKKAQEAFEKAFEEGHVELELSLITKTGEKIPYLMTGIVDILRGDKLLLGTGIDIKERKQIEYELKSEKKFIDRAINSLPGLFYVLDEEQNYVRVNDEFITTLGYSRSELDNMNPLDFYLKEDHEKIIRAIQNAFEEGFASIIAKIRTKDGNLPYFYLTGSHFVQDGKNYILGTGVNITEQIRLERLLDQAHNMARIGAWEVDLVKNEIIWSKITKEIHEVPDDYEPKLETAINFYTETEDRKKIELGLKNAIDNNQPWDVEAQILTAKGNKRWVRAIGKPYFNEGVCIRLYGSFQDITAHKQREEKILEGLREREALLQEIHHRVKNNLALISGMLQLQVFAVDDQKLSMILNDSQSRIKSIALLHEQLYKSESFSKVNFLENLKELVDHVYSSFQINNKIVIELNTEEIYMNINQAVPLTLIINELLTNSLKHAFNIQEKGKIVIDLFKKGEELYLNIKDNGCGLPVDFNLNKTESLGITLIKTLSSQLDAQMNFSSTSYGTTFELNFTIQEQIRGSSGDLE